In a genomic window of Pedobacter sp. KBS0701:
- a CDS encoding YkvA family protein, translated as MKLNRDKILGFFKKSQSKASVILSDKNKASNTIKDALGKAVTNKGDLEGVWAKLVLLFAVSKDYVNGDYTEIPKRSIIAILGGLIYFLSPIDVIPDFVPVLGFIDDIYILNLVYRQVLKDLEKYKDWKDARGKVIDINGSPA; from the coding sequence ATGAAACTGAACAGGGATAAAATACTCGGATTTTTTAAGAAATCGCAAAGCAAAGCCTCGGTAATCTTAAGTGATAAGAACAAAGCCAGCAATACCATTAAAGATGCACTTGGCAAGGCAGTAACCAATAAAGGTGATTTAGAAGGGGTTTGGGCCAAACTGGTATTATTGTTTGCAGTATCTAAAGATTACGTGAACGGCGATTATACCGAAATCCCTAAAAGATCAATTATTGCCATTTTAGGAGGACTGATTTATTTCTTATCTCCTATTGACGTAATTCCTGATTTTGTACCTGTTTTAGGTTTCATTGATGATATCTATATCTTGAATCTGGTGTACAGGCAGGTACTTAAAGACCTGGAAAAATATAAGGACTGGAAAGATGCCCGGGGAAAAGTAATAGATATAAATGGCTCACCCGCATAA
- a CDS encoding DUF2752 domain-containing protein, which translates to MAHPHKSFLEWLGEHLFSCPFKTQFGIDCPGCGLQRSVLALFKGDLIASFKFYPATIPLLFVVLFTIVHLKVDFKFGSQLIKIVFAGVALIILINYIYKIYTHQLI; encoded by the coding sequence ATGGCTCACCCGCATAAAAGTTTTTTAGAATGGTTAGGCGAGCATCTTTTCAGTTGTCCGTTTAAAACCCAGTTCGGGATCGATTGTCCGGGTTGTGGCTTACAGCGTTCGGTTTTAGCTCTTTTTAAAGGGGATCTGATCGCTTCTTTTAAATTTTATCCCGCAACAATTCCACTCCTTTTTGTGGTCTTGTTTACCATTGTTCACTTAAAAGTAGATTTTAAATTTGGGTCACAGCTCATTAAAATCGTTTTTGCAGGTGTTGCACTAATTATTTTAATCAATTACATTTACAAAATATATACTCACCAATTGATCTAA
- a CDS encoding CCC motif membrane protein, whose product MSEEQENPQENKPIDLSKNQNSEPAPFQPLDQGPATPPPFQQPPPFQQPPPFGQFGGGGFGQQNLPNATASLVLGILAIPACCFYGIFGLIFGVIAWILGAGDMKKYQLNPGLYTESSYKNAKAGKICGMIATILSVLFIVIVILVIVGAIANPQMFDNFIKGVK is encoded by the coding sequence ATGTCAGAAGAACAGGAAAATCCTCAAGAAAATAAACCTATTGATCTTTCAAAGAATCAAAATTCCGAACCAGCCCCTTTCCAGCCACTTGATCAGGGACCTGCAACGCCACCACCTTTCCAACAACCGCCGCCATTTCAGCAGCCACCACCGTTTGGCCAGTTTGGAGGAGGAGGTTTTGGTCAGCAGAACTTACCAAATGCTACAGCTTCTCTTGTGCTGGGTATCTTAGCGATTCCAGCTTGTTGCTTCTATGGTATATTTGGTTTGATATTCGGCGTAATTGCCTGGATACTTGGTGCTGGTGATATGAAAAAATATCAGCTTAATCCAGGTTTATATACCGAATCATCATATAAAAATGCAAAAGCAGGCAAGATCTGCGGAATGATTGCAACCATTTTAAGTGTTTTATTTATCGTAATCGTTATATTAGTTATAGTTGGAGCCATTGCTAATCCTCAAATGTTTGACAACTTTATAAAAGGTGTGAAGTAG
- a CDS encoding BrxA/BrxB family bacilliredoxin, with protein MYPEYLVEPMRKELTNVGFQELKNAADVDQAIKGEGTVLVVVNSVCGCAAANARPAARAAAAHEKHPDKLVTVFAGMEKEAVDQARNYMMPFPPSSPAMALFKDGKLVHMIERHQIEGRPAQMIADNLIGAFEQYC; from the coding sequence ATGTATCCAGAATATTTAGTAGAACCAATGCGTAAGGAATTAACCAACGTTGGTTTTCAAGAATTAAAAAACGCAGCAGATGTAGATCAAGCTATTAAAGGCGAAGGTACGGTGTTGGTTGTGGTGAACTCAGTTTGCGGTTGTGCAGCAGCAAATGCACGTCCGGCAGCTCGTGCAGCAGCAGCACACGAAAAACACCCTGATAAACTGGTTACCGTTTTTGCAGGTATGGAAAAAGAAGCAGTAGATCAGGCTAGAAATTATATGATGCCTTTTCCTCCATCATCTCCGGCAATGGCTTTATTTAAAGATGGTAAATTGGTACACATGATCGAACGCCATCAGATTGAAGGCAGACCAGCACAAATGATTGCTGATAACCTGATCGGTGCTTTTGAACAATACTGCTAA